The Actinomadura sp. WMMB 499 genome includes a window with the following:
- a CDS encoding alpha-L-rhamnosidase → MTALLPDVQPHAQDRLTPYGLTCEMVNTPLGLDDPSPRLSWKLRSPHRNDVQTAYRLSAALDRRDLDDAERLIWDTGRRAAADGVLVPYDGPPLQPSTRYHWRVEVWDADGAAAGRADSWFETGLLRPDEWRAAWIGRDTDTATVMDPPGDGDRTHRTLHLSPCSHLRRSFDLGGRRPVRARIYAAARGVYELRLNGRKVGDAELAPGWTEYHRRVLYQTYDVTDLLHEGDNALGVVLADGWWSGYVGFDSRRQAQHYGRAPQAIVQMLLDHADGSRRWIVSDGSWREGPGAVRYADLLMGEYVDARDGLPGWDTPGYDDTGWSRAAVLDRSAAPLLALADHPVRVTEELRPRTVERRPGGRFIVDFGQNMVGRVRLTLRDASPGDRVRMRYAEILADGEPYLANLRTAEATDFYVAAGDPVEVFEPRFTFHGFRYAEVTGVPGDLRPEDVVGRVLHSDTPLTGHFECSDDTVERLHANIRWSQRGNFLAIPTDCPQRDERLGWLADAQVFLPTACRGADVAAFFARWMRDVVDAQDDDGAFPDVAPRLCIEREGAPAWGDGGVIIPWHLYRTYGDRRVLERSYAAMAAWVEHVHRHNPGLVWRNRVGNHYGDWLQVDADTPRDLLATAYFARSAQLVARAADVLGEHRDAERYRALHADVRAAFVDAFVDASESEGAGRVKGGTQTGYLLALAFGLLPERLVPAAVAHLAADIESRGRHLTTGFVGVALLCPVLAEHGRADLAYALLHQDTYPSWGHSIRHGATTIWERWDGWTEEHGFQSPAMNSFNHYSLGSIGDWLYGGVAGIDQQPDSVAYRRLRLRPTVGGRLTRAHARQETPLGAVACGWSLHPGSGPLDLRVEVTVPPGAQATLHIPTADPRSVRESRGRPHDCAGVDVVDVRPDALVVRLGSGSYRFSAAAPRR, encoded by the coding sequence ATGACCGCCCTCTTGCCGGACGTACAGCCGCACGCACAGGACCGCCTGACCCCGTACGGGCTCACCTGCGAGATGGTGAACACCCCGCTCGGGCTGGACGACCCGTCGCCCCGCCTGTCGTGGAAACTTCGCTCGCCCCACCGGAACGACGTCCAGACCGCTTACCGGCTCAGCGCGGCGCTGGATCGCCGGGACCTGGACGACGCGGAACGACTCATCTGGGACACCGGCCGCCGGGCGGCCGCCGACGGTGTCCTCGTCCCCTACGACGGTCCGCCGCTGCAGCCGTCCACCCGCTACCACTGGCGCGTCGAGGTGTGGGACGCCGACGGGGCGGCCGCCGGCCGGGCGGACTCGTGGTTCGAGACCGGGCTGCTGCGCCCCGACGAATGGCGTGCCGCGTGGATCGGCCGCGACACCGACACCGCGACCGTGATGGACCCGCCCGGCGACGGGGACCGTACCCATCGCACCCTGCACCTGTCGCCCTGCTCCCACCTGCGGCGCTCCTTCGATCTGGGCGGCCGTCGACCCGTGCGGGCCCGGATCTACGCGGCCGCGCGCGGCGTCTACGAACTGCGGCTGAACGGGCGGAAGGTCGGCGACGCCGAGCTCGCCCCCGGCTGGACCGAATACCACCGGCGCGTCCTCTACCAGACCTACGACGTGACCGACCTGCTCCACGAAGGCGACAACGCGCTCGGCGTCGTCCTCGCGGACGGCTGGTGGAGCGGGTACGTCGGGTTCGACTCCCGTCGCCAGGCCCAGCACTACGGCCGGGCCCCGCAGGCGATCGTCCAGATGCTGCTGGACCACGCCGACGGCTCGCGGCGATGGATCGTGTCCGACGGGAGCTGGCGGGAGGGGCCCGGCGCGGTCAGGTACGCCGACCTGCTGATGGGGGAGTACGTCGACGCCCGCGACGGCCTCCCCGGCTGGGACACCCCCGGCTACGACGACACCGGCTGGAGCCGCGCGGCCGTCCTCGACCGTTCGGCGGCGCCCCTGCTGGCTCTCGCGGACCATCCGGTGCGGGTGACCGAGGAGCTGCGCCCGCGGACGGTCGAGCGGCGCCCCGGGGGACGCTTCATCGTCGACTTCGGCCAGAACATGGTCGGCCGCGTGCGGCTCACGCTCCGGGACGCGAGCCCCGGTGACCGCGTCCGGATGCGGTACGCCGAGATCCTCGCGGACGGGGAGCCGTACCTGGCCAATCTCCGGACGGCCGAGGCCACCGACTTCTACGTCGCCGCGGGCGACCCGGTGGAGGTGTTCGAGCCGCGCTTCACCTTCCACGGCTTCCGGTACGCGGAGGTGACCGGTGTCCCCGGCGACCTGCGTCCCGAGGACGTCGTCGGGCGGGTGCTGCACAGCGACACTCCGCTGACCGGGCATTTCGAGTGCTCGGACGACACCGTCGAGCGCCTGCACGCCAACATCCGGTGGAGCCAGCGCGGCAACTTCCTGGCGATCCCCACCGACTGCCCGCAGCGCGACGAGCGGCTCGGCTGGCTCGCCGACGCGCAGGTGTTCCTGCCGACCGCGTGCCGGGGCGCCGACGTCGCGGCGTTCTTCGCCCGCTGGATGCGCGACGTGGTCGACGCCCAGGACGACGACGGCGCCTTCCCCGACGTCGCCCCCAGGCTGTGCATCGAACGCGAGGGGGCTCCGGCCTGGGGCGACGGCGGCGTCATCATCCCGTGGCATCTGTACCGCACCTACGGGGACCGGCGCGTCCTGGAACGGTCGTACGCCGCCATGGCCGCCTGGGTCGAGCACGTGCACCGGCACAATCCCGGTCTGGTGTGGCGGAACCGCGTCGGCAACCACTACGGCGACTGGCTGCAGGTCGACGCGGACACCCCGCGCGACCTGCTGGCCACCGCCTACTTCGCGCGCAGCGCGCAGCTCGTCGCCCGGGCGGCCGACGTGCTCGGTGAACACCGGGACGCCGAACGGTACCGGGCGCTGCACGCCGACGTCCGGGCGGCCTTCGTCGACGCCTTCGTCGACGCCTCCGAGAGCGAGGGGGCCGGACGCGTCAAGGGCGGGACGCAGACCGGTTACCTGCTCGCACTCGCCTTCGGCCTGCTGCCCGAACGGCTGGTGCCCGCCGCCGTCGCCCACCTGGCCGCCGACATCGAGTCCCGGGGACGGCACCTGACGACCGGGTTCGTCGGTGTGGCGCTGCTGTGTCCCGTACTGGCCGAGCACGGCCGCGCCGATTTGGCCTACGCGCTGCTGCACCAGGACACCTACCCGTCCTGGGGCCACTCGATCCGGCACGGCGCGACCACCATCTGGGAACGCTGGGACGGCTGGACCGAAGAACACGGTTTCCAGTCACCGGCGATGAACTCCTTCAACCACTACAGCCTCGGCTCGATCGGCGACTGGCTCTACGGGGGCGTCGCCGGCATCGACCAGCAGCCCGACTCCGTCGCCTACCGGCGTCTGCGGCTGCGCCCGACCGTCGGCGGCCGGCTCACCCGGGCCCATGCCCGGCAGGAGACCCCGCTGGGCGCCGTCGCCTGCGGCTGGTCGCTCCATCCCGGTTCCGGCCCCCTGGACCTGCGCGTCGAGGTGACCGTGCCTCCCGGGGCACAGGCCACCCTGCACATCCCCACGGCAGATCCGCGAAGCGTCCGGGAGAGCCGAGGCAGGCCGCACGACTGCGCCGGCGTCGACGTCGTCGACGTCCGCCCCGATGCGCTCGTCGTGCGTCTGGGTTCCGGGTCCTACCGGTTCAGCGCCGCCGCTCCGCGGCGTTGA
- a CDS encoding carbohydrate ABC transporter permease: protein MNRYRPRTLLREAAMIAVTAVIAFPLYVLVNLSLRDPRDGSSIVLPTTSPTLGNYADAWREAGLAGAIVNSVVVTAVSVAIIVAVSAMAAYPLARVTARWSRWTFLLVLLGLLLPFQLALLPLYQTIRDLNLLGTLWSLVLFYSGLQVPFATFLYVGFLRVVPREYEEAALIDGAGPIQVFWRVVFPLLRPVTGTVVILNAIFVWNDFLTPFLYLSGSDQQTIPVAIYGFIGQYVSQWNLVFAGLVIAMLPILIVYFLMQRHIIKGFAGGLKG, encoded by the coding sequence ATGAACCGCTACCGCCCGCGCACGCTGCTGCGCGAGGCCGCCATGATCGCGGTGACCGCGGTCATCGCCTTCCCGCTGTACGTCCTGGTCAACCTGTCGCTTCGCGATCCCCGGGACGGATCCTCGATCGTCCTTCCGACGACGTCGCCGACGCTCGGCAACTACGCCGACGCCTGGCGGGAGGCGGGCCTGGCGGGCGCGATCGTCAACAGCGTCGTGGTCACCGCGGTCAGTGTGGCGATCATCGTGGCGGTGTCGGCGATGGCTGCCTACCCGCTCGCCCGGGTGACGGCCCGCTGGTCCCGATGGACGTTCCTGCTGGTGCTGCTGGGGTTGCTGCTGCCTTTCCAGTTGGCGCTGCTGCCCCTTTACCAGACCATCAGGGATCTGAACCTGCTGGGCACGCTGTGGTCCCTGGTGCTGTTCTACAGCGGGCTCCAGGTTCCGTTCGCGACCTTCCTCTACGTGGGATTCCTCCGGGTCGTCCCCCGCGAGTACGAGGAGGCCGCGCTCATCGACGGCGCCGGTCCGATCCAGGTGTTCTGGCGGGTGGTGTTCCCGCTGCTGCGCCCGGTGACCGGCACCGTCGTCATCCTGAACGCCATCTTCGTGTGGAACGACTTCCTCACCCCGTTCCTGTACCTGTCGGGAAGCGACCAGCAGACCATTCCGGTCGCGATCTACGGGTTCATCGGCCAGTACGTGTCGCAATGGAACCTGGTCTTCGCCGGGCTGGTGATCGCGATGCTCCCGATCCTCATCGTCTACTTCCTCATGCAGCGCCACATCATCAAGGGCTTCGCCGGGGGACTGAAAGGATGA
- a CDS encoding carbohydrate ABC transporter permease, translating into MALTDWDGLSPTRNFVGLSNFREMLEDPAALGALRQTLIIAVAVTVIQNALGLLLALGVHSRIKSRNVLRVFLFAPAVMTPVVTAALWKYMLAPDGAVNGLIAALGPDSWRRNWLGDPTLALWSVIGVIVWQFAGYSMVIFLAGLQSIPQEVHEAAAMDGATGWSRFRHVVLPLLAPAMTINLMLSIIGGLKLFDQVWVMTGGGPGTSTETLSTLIYKNAFQFNEYAYSVALAIVLTVFVAIFSGGQYGLLRRRERAIR; encoded by the coding sequence TTGGCCCTCACCGACTGGGACGGGCTGAGTCCCACCAGGAACTTCGTCGGCCTGAGCAACTTCCGGGAGATGCTGGAGGACCCGGCGGCCCTGGGAGCGCTGCGGCAGACGCTCATCATCGCGGTGGCGGTCACGGTGATCCAGAACGCCCTGGGGCTGCTGCTGGCGCTGGGCGTGCACAGCAGGATCAAGAGCCGCAACGTCCTCCGGGTCTTCCTGTTCGCCCCGGCGGTGATGACCCCGGTCGTCACCGCCGCGCTCTGGAAGTACATGCTGGCCCCGGACGGCGCGGTGAACGGTCTGATCGCCGCGCTCGGCCCCGACTCCTGGCGGCGGAACTGGCTGGGAGATCCCACGCTCGCGCTGTGGAGCGTGATCGGCGTGATCGTCTGGCAGTTCGCGGGCTACTCGATGGTGATCTTCCTCGCGGGACTGCAGAGCATTCCGCAGGAGGTGCACGAGGCCGCCGCGATGGACGGCGCGACCGGATGGAGCCGGTTCCGGCACGTGGTGCTGCCGCTGCTGGCACCGGCGATGACGATCAATCTGATGCTGTCGATCATCGGCGGGCTGAAGCTGTTCGACCAGGTCTGGGTCATGACGGGCGGCGGCCCGGGAACCTCGACCGAGACGCTGTCGACGCTGATCTACAAGAACGCCTTCCAGTTCAACGAGTACGCCTACAGCGTGGCCCTGGCGATCGTGCTGACGGTCTTCGTCGCGATCTTCTCCGGCGGCCAGTACGGCCTGCTGCGCCGGCGGGAACGGGCGATCCGATGA